Sequence from the Nitrospinota bacterium genome:
TATGTGTATCCACATGGCCTATATAATCACTCAGCGGGTCTATCACTACTAAACGATAACCTTTGTTTTTTTCCAATATATCTTCCAACCTGTGGATATCCTTAGTGAGATTAAGAATTTTTATCCTCCCTGATGCATCACGACTCCCTTCTAATACACTTATTTTGTCCAAGTTAGCACCAGCGGCCTCTGACCTAGGACGAATTGCATAATTAGGATCTTCATCTGTACTGAGTATCAAAACCTTTCCACTCTTAATAGATTTATCTGGTACATCGGGCCACGACCCACCTGTTGAGACTTGAGCACTAAGAAAATAGGAAAAATAACTCTTGCCAACACCTGGATCTCCTATAAGGAGAGTGATTTCCCCTAAAGGTATATGATACTGCCACAGCCATTCTACTTCCTCCGCCTCTATAGTAGATAGAGTCCTTAATCCTCCATCTTTAACACCTACACTGGCTGCCTGATTTATGGAGTTCACAATCCCATCATAGTCACCTTTTTTTAGTCTCTCAGCCGCTTCCAGAATAGATTTATTAAAAGTTTGGTGACGGCCAAATTCTACAACATTGTCTCTAATGTAATCGAAATTGCTGTCCCTTGTTAGTTTTATCAGCTTTTCATAGACATCCAGATATTCGTTGCTAGGCAATCTCTTGTCTGTGCTCAGAAAGGCATCTAACTTTTGTAACAGTTCATCTTCTGTTGGAGGTCTGGAATACTTGTTAAAAAAGTCAATTATGAGAGTCGTTAGACCTCTCAAAACTGGATTGTCGAAATACTCTGGTCTTACAAGTCCGATATTTTCCTCTAATGCCTGATTTTCAGCAAGAAGCCAAGCGACTATCATTTTCTGAATATCAAGTGTAAAACCATAAGTCTCTTGATTCTGTTTTTCACTTTTCATTTCCATGATTCTCCTCTTCCTTGACTAATTTGAATTTTCTTCCTTGATAGATTTTTCCATCAAGGAGTTTGCCTGTGCAAAGGTCATTCACATAGAGTTGACGGATGCACAAAAAATTTTCTCCATCTTCTGTTATGAAGATACCTTTAATT
This genomic interval carries:
- a CDS encoding AAA family ATPase; protein product: MEMKSEKQNQETYGFTLDIQKMIVAWLLAENQALEENIGLVRPEYFDNPVLRGLTTLIIDFFNKYSRPPTEDELLQKLDAFLSTDKRLPSNEYLDVYEKLIKLTRDSNFDYIRDNVVEFGRHQTFNKSILEAAERLKKGDYDGIVNSINQAASVGVKDGGLRTLSTIEAEEVEWLWQYHIPLGEITLLIGDPGVGKSYFSYFLSAQVSTGGSWPDVPDKSIKSGKVLILSTDEDPNYAIRPRSEAAGANLDKISVLEGSRDASGRIKILNLTKDIHRLEDILEKNKGYRLVVIDPLSDYIGHVDTHKYSDVRWALAPINALARKYHLAIVGIMHCNKNTSLQVLYRIMGSMGFPSVARAIWLIAKDREDEENKRRYFSPLKNNLAPEQKTLAFHLKNLGKSAKVIFESNPVGDDFDIEEVLAPVERISETKRAKKFLLKTLKDDALPVKEIKSAAREEAISWGTLRRAKDKMIGVKAFKERGLGGKWFWDLNEFTRRQALFEAAPINIEEKVDRIRKEKMKEEEENESRPLAPHDA